One Oncorhynchus keta strain PuntledgeMale-10-30-2019 chromosome 34, Oket_V2, whole genome shotgun sequence genomic window, TGATCCAGTAGCCAGGTGGGTAGTGAGGGAAAATGAGGTTTTTGCACTGCAGCTGCTTACCCTTCACGGCTTCCTCCACAGAGTAGCCCACAAAGGCGGCAAAGTCTTCTGCCGTGATGGAGGTGTACGCCTGGGCCACCAGGCCATAGGCCCTCCTACGTGTGGTCTCTGTGGAAGAAAAGATAGGTACATACATGAGATATTTCTCAGTCTTTCAAACATGCAACAAAATCAAATAACGCTTAATGTAAACAGCAAAACGTGGAGTCCCGCCCCATGTTCAAAAAGCTATGTTCTTGTACTGCTCATGTAGCAGTGCTGATAACCATTTGGCTATACACAGACTGAGAAATATCAAGTGAAATAGGCCTACGGTGCAAGGCGGAGGTAAGATTTGAGTATGATTTGATTCCGAGTTAACTGCTCCTTATGACAACATTGAAAAAACAATATTGCCTCACAGCTGACAGCAAACCAGACATTAGCTTACACCTTTGGTGGATTTTGTTGCTGCCCTGACAGCTTCGATAAACAAGCCCCAAGTTAATTGGCCTTCACACTTTATTGCCTGGCAACAGTCTGTGTACAAACAACAACCCTTCATTCGCTACAACAGCGTTAGCGGCGATAACAAGTGGAATGAGTAAAGACAGCTGCGAGGACAGCGAGGACAGCGaggtcccctccccctctcctcccccaaagAGTGTCCTGTTATGAATGTGGTTTCATTTTCTGAAAGGAAGCAACATTTGGTGATAACTGCAGGCACTTAAGGGGAAAATGAAAACAACTTTAAATGGAATATGAACGCATGATTTAAGAGAGCCAGTAAAGTACTTGTGAACATGATGAACTCAGCTGTagtgtatgtatgcgtgtgtgtgtgttgtcaagCCTCTTCCTAATGAACACACTGTTCATCTGAGGACTACACCTGCGCAAAAAAATAATGAGAAAACCAACAGCCATGGCTTCGgcccagaaaaaaaaaaaaaataatcaagGAAAATCAACTGATATCCTTTCAACCACattatgtagcctactgtatatgGCACATTTGAGAGCCAGAGCATTATCGACTTCTGTGCCTTAGTATATTTGAAAAGGGTTGACTGGTCCTGTATATTGTTGACCTACAAAATACCCAACATGCACCACAGTATCCATTCAAAAAAGGATGTTGgggactacatttacatttacatttaagtcatttagcagacgctcttatccagagcgacttacaaattggtgcatacaccttatgacaaccagtggaacagccacttgcatctaaatcttgacTATTAGCACATAGTAGAAGCCATTGAAGCAGGTCACTGCAAGAAGATTTTTGTAACATGATTCTCTCAGCAGACCTCTCATTCCACTATTTTTGTCGCAGCTCGCTGACCGATAGGACGCTAGCCAAAGATGACACATGACAGGTGGCCCGGCCCCTACAGCTCTTCAGAAAGGAGTTTGCAATTGCTGAGAAATACAGTCTATGACATGAGTGGGATGGTGCTTCATGGATGAGAAACAGGACCCCCACTTGCCTTTCACTGACACTCCAGAGCCTGTTTCACACCCTCTCACATAAAAATTAAATAGCCCCCCCACTCTTCACCAGTAATGGCTAGACAGAGGACTCTCTGCCCTTCACTGACACTCCAGGGCCTGTCGTTTCACACACTCTCGCATTTTAAAAATAGCCCCCCACTCTTCATCAGCAAAGGCTAGCCACTAAGGACTTGGCAATGGCTTATATTTTTTTATGCTAGTACTTGCCAAGTGAGCGCAACAACATATTGGGGCAACTCCCGAATGACAGTTCTCTTGTGAAATATTTTGTTTTGAACTTCAAACTTATTTTCTGAATGAAGTAGAAATGAATGGCAATTTTGGAATAGTTGGAATCTAAACAAAGGCAAATCTGCTTGAGTCATTTGAAACCCTTTATTTCAGATCTGTTGAAATATTCTCTTGCTAGTTTAGAGCACAAAATAATTTATCAATTTGATACAACCATCGGCATTCTAGATGTCAATGAGAAACTACAAATCAAAACTACTTTCCCATCTCAATCCTTACATGTGTTAAAGTATTCAAGTGTAAACAATCTGAGAGGATATTCAACCAAAAGTACATAACAAATAGATCAGAATAAATCGAATATGGAAATACAAAAGTATAAAAAAAAAACTTATAGTTTACAAATGCAAAGTTAAgagtacaaaaaaatatatattaaactCAAAACTGAAGAAAGCCATGGTATCCAAGTCAATAAACTAcgtataaaaacatttaaaaactttTTTCCTAACTTCTCTTAATATCACTGAAACATTGCAACTAGAGTCCCTGCCAGGAACATTCACGTTAAAAGAACCTTCAAAAGTAGTAAATAGTTTGTTCAGTTTGTATATATTTTCCAGTTTCAtcactcctcctcttcttcgTCCCCTTCGGCATCCTCGAATGCGTCGTCTTCGACCATTCCAAAGTCCATCTTGGCCAGGATGGCCTCCACATGCTCAGTGGACAGCGTGAAATGGTCCATCTTCTCAAAGCCCGGCTCGGGCCTCTCCTCGCCCAGGGAGATCTTGGCGGTGTCCTTGGTCTGTGTGATAAGGCCCTTGGAGGCCAGCAGGAACTCTGCGGCGCTGCTCTGCTCCAGGGCCCGCACCGCTGTGTCCGTCAGCTCTGATCCCGCCTGCAGTCGCTCGCTGTAGTGCTGGGCCAGCGCCCGCAACGCTGTCACCTTCTCGTCCTGCTCCTTGCCGATATGTTCCAGCAGCAGGCCTTTGCGCTCCTCGAGCACTGCGTAGAGCAGGTCAAAGCGCTCGCCCAGGCTTTGCTTGGCACGCTGTGCGTTGTCCTGCACCGCCTGACATGTATCCTCCATCTGGTTGAGCAGGGCCTGAAGGCGCCCGTTGCCTGCCACTAGGGTGTCGATAGCGTTGCTCAGCTCGCCCTTCTGCACCTGGTAGACACTGGCCAGTGGTGACACCTCACAGTCCTTGTGCTGGCCAAACACCTTGCACATGGAGCAGGTGGGCATCTGGCAGGTCACACAGTAGATGTTGATCTTCTCCTCCTCGTGCTCCTGGCACATGGGTTCCTTGGAGTCCTTGGGCTTCAGTGGAGTCTCTGTGCTGTCTCCGCTGCCACTACCCCCGCCACCCTCCTGCTGTTGCTTGTAGATGTCAATGATGTTCTCCACCAGCAGGTTGCGCTGAAGTCCGTGAACGCCATGGCGGTCCAGGACCACCTCGAAGCGGCAGGTGGGGCAGCGGAAGACGCCGCCCGAGAAGCGGTAGGGGTTGCGTGAGTCGTAGAGGTCACTGGCACAGCCACGGCACAGGTTGTGCTGGCAGGGCAGGATGACCACGGGCTTGGTGAACATCTCCAGGCAGATAGGGCAGCTCAGCTGCTTCTCCAGGCTCTCCATGGGGCTGGGTGGACGCACTAACGAGCCGGTCCTCTGGATGTCCATGTTGGAATAGGCTTCTCCTTAAATGTTGAGCTTGaaaatgtttgcttatttttcaaCACAGCCTTCTCAAACTTCGCAGTGGGTCATTGACAACTTTTATTCTTTCCCTATAGGCTTTAA contains:
- the LOC118367195 gene encoding E3 ubiquitin-protein ligase TRIM63-like; translation: MDIQRTGSLVRPPSPMESLEKQLSCPICLEMFTKPVVILPCQHNLCRGCASDLYDSRNPYRFSGGVFRCPTCRFEVVLDRHGVHGLQRNLLVENIIDIYKQQQEGGGGSGSGDSTETPLKPKDSKEPMCQEHEEEKINIYCVTCQMPTCSMCKVFGQHKDCEVSPLASVYQVQKGELSNAIDTLVAGNGRLQALLNQMEDTCQAVQDNAQRAKQSLGERFDLLYAVLEERKGLLLEHIGKEQDEKVTALRALAQHYSERLQAGSELTDTAVRALEQSSAAEFLLASKGLITQTKDTAKISLGEERPEPGFEKMDHFTLSTEHVEAILAKMDFGMVEDDAFEDAEGDEEEEE